From [Flavobacterium] thermophilum:
TGAGCACCGATCGGGAACTTGGCGACGAAGACATCTTGCGTTACTATGCCCAACGCTGGTCGATCGAATGCTTTTTCCGGCAGACAAAAGACCAGCTGAAGCTCGATGGGTACCGCGTCCGCCACATTCAGGCGGTCAAACGGTATTGGGTGGCCGTTTTGTTGGCTTGCGTGTACAGCATAGCGGAATCCCAGCAAGACCTCTCTGCCGGGCTGGAGCTTCTTCGATCGCGGAAAGGCCACAGCGTCATCGAGTTCATTTATGACGCGGCGAAGCAAGAGATTCCCATTGATGTTGTCAAAAAACAGCTCCATGTCGCCTAAGGGGTATCCTGTTTATCTGTTGGGTTATGGAAATTATTGTAATAAAAAATACTCATCTACAGCTTAAATAAAAAGTTATTTTTCATACAAAGGAATGTAATTCGAATGATTAGAACTGTTGTTTTCGTCTTGGTTAGTTTACTCTTGACTGGTTGCACAGGAACAAAGTCTTTTGAAGGGACGCTTTATAGTATTGGAGAAAATTATTTTGTCGTGGACTGTTCCCATGAAGTAAAGAAAAGGAAAAATAACGTAGAGGATATAAGCTATCCTTGTACAGTCCGAATCACAGACCAAACAAAATTCAGTGATGAAGATGGCAACAAATTAAGTGTTGACGATTTTACGGAAGAAGTAACTGTGAGAGTCATTCTTGCCACTCCTCAGACTATGAGTCAAAGTAAAGAAAGCAGAGACATTGAGGCTAGGGAGATTATATTGCTTAATCGATAGAATCTGGTCCTTCAAACGAAAAAACTTCCCATTCGGTCGCAGAAATTGATAGGCTGGTTATCTATATACATGCAACATGAAGAATTAACTTCTCAGTCATCCTGCACACCCTAAGCGTTGCAGCACTTCCTCCGGACGTTCGTGGATGTAGTTGACAAACCGAGTAATGGCTTGAATGATATCGTTGCGATCCTTGTGAAATACATTGGCCATCACCGTATCTTTCAGCCATTTCCATAAGCGTTTGATCGGGTTCAGCTGTGGCGAATAGGGAAAAGTGAAAACACTGCCCTTCTTCCCGCAAAAACTCCTTGACCATTTTGGCATGGTGAATGCGGGCGTTATCCAACACCAAGACCATGAGACGGTCCGGATCGCGCTCTTTGAGCATTCGCAAGAAATCCAAGAACGTCGCGGCATTGGCAGCGGTCGTTTGATGAAGCACCGTTTCGCCATCGTGGATGTTGACCGCGCCAAACAGCGATACGTCGCATGATGGCCGAACGTCGGCGCTTGTCTTTGGCGGCCGACTTCCGACCATGTGGACCGCAAGACATGGTAAGAGCGGATATGTGTTTCATCAAGGTACAACAAGACCGAATCAGGATCCATTAAGTTTTTTTATGAAGTCGATCTGTTTCTCAAAATGCTTTTGTCGATCCGGATCGCCTTTCGCTAATGTGTAGGTCGGCCGTGTCCATGACAGCCCTTTGCGGTGCAGGAGTTTTCGCAACGCTTCGCGGGAAATGCAAACACCGAAGTGCTTTTCGACATAGGATTGCAGGAGTTTGGTGTTCCACACCGAAGCGACGTCCCAGCCCAGTTCCGCGGGAGTGGTGGTCAACACAAGCTGTTTGATCTCTTCCTGCTGTTCTTCGGTGAGAAACGGCTCCCGCCCGGGGGCGAAATCCCGATGAAGCAAGAGCTCCAGACGGCCTTCGTTGAACAGCGACACATAATGGGAAACAGTTTGTCGGCACACGTTGACCATGGAGGCCACCTCTTTGCCCAAATAGCCTTCCATGACCAGGCGAACCGCCATCACCCGTTGGCGAAGAAGGGTGTTTTTGATTTTCCGTTCCTGTTTGCGAAGTGTCCGAGGTGTCCATCCGTGATCGTTGGTGATTTTGAGACGTTTCATGCAGAATTCCGCTCCTTTTCCATGCTCTTCCTTAGGAGCAGTATAACCGAAGTGGGCACCACTTATACGAAGGTTAACTTTTCAATGAGCATATATATAGGCGACCTGCTTGCTTTATAGCAGTGTCGTCTTTTTTATAACAATTTAGATAAGCTATTGAATCATGCCATACTTGCAATAGGTAGATATGGAAATACTGATGATGCATCAAGACTTGAAAGAATTGTTGAGGAAAAAAAGCATTTAACAAAAAGGAAATTTTGGAAATGGTTAAGTGAAAGCGTGTTGTTAGACGATATTAACATCACAATAAAGAAATTGAAACGAAAGAAATAGACAATTCACACTCTAAATGAGCAACAAGGAAACATCGGGATCCGTTACCAATACGATGAGTGGGGAAATATTCATTCTCAATTCGGCGCTTTGGCGGACGAAAACCCATATCGCTATGCGGGATACCAATATGATGAGGAGACCGGGCTCTACTACTTGATCGCCCGTTACTACCACCCGACCCATGGCGTGTTCTTGTCCATGGACCCAGACCCAGGCGATGCCGATGATATTCTGACGCAAAACGGCTATACGTATGCGAACAACAACCCGGTGATGATGGTCGATCCGGATGGGAAGTTTGCGTATGCTGTAGGGCTTTATTTTGTTCCTGGTGTTGGACAAGTAATGTTAATTGGTACTGCTGCTGTTGTCGGGGCCTATGGAGCGTGGTATTTAGGAAAAAAACTTGGGGAGATAGACTGGGACCATATTAAAGAGGAGCACGGTCCTAAATCTAATAAAAAGATGAAAGATGGAAAAAAACCAAAAAGTAAGTTTAAAAGTAATAGAACTTTAAAGAGAACCACTAGAGCAACTGCGAGGACAAAGCCCGTAAGAACAGGTAGATATGGTAGAACTATCCATGAAAAAACATTTAAAAGACCCGTAGGAACAGATACTAGGGGGAAACCTACTAATAGAGTAAGAGTCATTCGGGAACCATCCGGTAAAGTTGTAACAAGTTTTCCTTTCTATATAGGTTGCAATAAAGATTTTCCGATTGTTCGATTCTGTTTTCCTTCATAACAAGTCATTTTGATAGAATGCAGCGGGCGCTCTACTGGATGTAAAACAAAGTTTCAACTTATATAGTTATATTATTTTCGGGCATTATTATTGTAAATTATCACTTTATTTCCGCACAAAAAAGACTCTTTTTTGCACATTCCTTCGGAATATCCCTCTCCCCCTTTCCGAAAGAATGTGCTAAATTTTTTGTGAATTATTTCGGAATGGGACATGGGTGATTTCCAGAGGGGGGACGAGGACGT
This genomic window contains:
- a CDS encoding Transposase and inactivated derivatives, coding for MKRLKITNDHGWTPRTLRKQERKIKNTLLRQRVMAVRLVMEGYLGKEVASMVNVCRQTVSHYVSLFNEGRLELLLHRDFAPGREPFLTEEQQEEIKQLVLTTTPAELGWDVASVWNTKLLQSYVEKHFGVCISREALRKLLHRKGLSWTRPTYTLAKGDPDRQKHFEKQIDFIKKLNGS
- the wapA_2 gene encoding Cell wall-associated polypeptide CWBP200, which codes for MIARYYHPTHGVFLSMDPDPGDADDILTQNGYTYANNNPVMMVDPDGKFAYAVGLYFVPGVGQVMLIGTAAVVGAYGAWYLGKKLGEIDWDHIKEEHGPKSNKKMKDGKKPKSKFKSNRTLKRTTRATARTKPVRTGRYGRTIHEKTFKRPVGTDTRGKPTNRVRVIREPSGKVVTSFPFYIGCNKDFPIVRFCFPS